The genomic region TGGTCATCCCATTCCTGACATCGGTGCGTTTGGCGGGATAATTGCGGCTAGTGCGGCGTTATTATTAATTGCATTATTTAGTATCGGTTTTATCTCTCTTATTGGTTTGCAAGGCACAGCTTTTGCACTGCTTGGTATTTGGCCGTATCCAAGACGGATGCGGTTTTTAATTTCAAGCATAGCTGTTGTTATGCTTACTTTAGCTGTGTTAGATTGGCATTTATTGCCAGTAGATTTACTTAAACCATCTCTACTGGGCAGCCTGTTAGCTGGTTTAGTTGGTATATTGTTGGCTGATGAATTACTACGTCGTGGCAGGACTAACACCGAAGAATTATTTCTATTTAAAAGTACATATTGGCCATTTGCCAGTATAGCGATTGCTGCAGTAACCGCATTAATTGCTGCAACATTATCGCATCCACTGATTCTGGGTTATCTTCATTGGTTTTCAATCGCACAAATTATTAATAGGTTTGGTGGTAATAATAATGCAGGTGTTATGCTGCGAGGTTTGACTATTGGAGCGCTAAGTTATTTAGTATTATTACCGTTAGAGCATGGTGCATATCGTTTCATTGTATTGTTAAAACAAATTCGCCGGGGCCTGAAAAATAGACGCATAGCTAAAGCCAATCAATTTGAATTTTCTGCAAGTAATGATCGTACAAATCCGCATTTTATATATAAACCACAAGCTACCGTAGATAAAGATAAGCAATCGCAATAATATTTTGTAATTAAAACAATTCGTTAAGTTACGATTTGAGTTAATATCAAAATGCTGTCATTTTAATAATGGCTTACTGTAAATAAGTCTTTTTTCGTTAGTCATAGTGAATTCACAAATTTGTCACAGCATTGTCACAAACAAAGCGTAAATCATTAAATATATCGATACCAAAGGGATTGAACTATGCGAATTTTAAAAAATGTTGTCTTAACAGCAATTGTGGTTTTAGTTTTTGGATGTACATCCAATACTAAAGTTAGTTCTACGGACTCTGCTGGTGATGAAAGTATAGATATTCACGGCGCTGGAGCTACTTTTCCTTACCCGCTATATTCAAAATGGATGGATGAGTACCATAAAATAGATCCTCGTGTACGTATAAACTATCAATCTATCGGTTCTGGTGGTGGTATCCGCCAAATAACTGAACGCACTGTTGATTTTGGTGCAACTGATGCGGCAATGAAAGAAAGCGAATTAGCCAAACTTGCTAAACCGATATTTCATTTACCCATGACTTTAGGTGCGGTAGTCGTTACCTATAATTTACCAGGCATCAAATCGCTTAAACTAACACCAGAATTAATTGCTGGTATATTCCTTGGTGAAATTACCAAATGGAATGATAAACGTATAATAACCGTAAACCAAGACATTGCTTTGCCTGATCAAGCGATAGCGGTGGTCTCACGCTCTGATGGTAGCGGCACGACAGCAGTGTTCACACAATACTTAGCTAAAATTAGCCAAACTTGGAAAGAAAAGGTAGGCGAGGGTAAAAGTGTTAAATTTCCTGTTGGTCTTGGGGCTAAAGGCAATGAAGGCGTTGCTGGGCAAGTAAAAACTAGCCCAGGCAATATTGGCTATGTTGAACTTGCTTATGCCATCCAAACTGGACTGCCATACGCTACTATCAAAAATAAAGCTGGTAGTTTTGTTCAGCCAACTCTTGAAAGTATTACTGCAGCTGCTGCTGGATCAGGAGATGCTACTCAATTACCTGAAGATTTACGTATGTCAATTGTTGATGCAGAAGGCAAAGATGCTTATCCGATCGCAGCTTTTACATATATTCTAGTTTATGAAGAGCAAGCTGCTGCTGTTAAAGGAAAAGCCTTAGTGCAATTTCTATGGTGGGCTATTCATGAAGGCCAAAAATTGGCTCCACCTTTGCATTATGCCCCGTTACCACAAGCTGTAGTTACAAAAGTCGAAACAAAACTTAAATCTTTGCATGATACGGCAGGTAAATCGCTGCTTTAAAATATGAAACTATTACAGGATATAACTACAAAGGTCGCTGCTTTTAATATTAGCCGTGGTTCACAAAACGGTGAAGTTAATCGCGGCGACCGTATTTTTCGTTTTATTACCGCGAGCTTTGCCGCTTTAATTGTTTTAATGCTTGGCGCTATGGCTCTGCAAATGCTGCGTGCATCTGCGCCAGCTATACGTGAATTTGGCTTAGGTTTTGTGGTTAGCCGTGATTGGGACCCAGTTCGTGATTTATTTGGTGCCTTACCATTTATTTTTGGTACTGTTGTTTCATCGATATTAGCTTTAATCATTGCCGTGCCTATTTCATTAGGCATCGCAATTTATCTCTCAGAATTATCCCCAAGTATGGTGCGTAAACCATTAGGTTTTATCGTTGAATTGTTAGCCGCAATACCTAGTGTTGTTTACGGCTTGTGGGGTATATTTGTTTTAGCTCCCTTGCTTCGTGATGATATTGAACCTGGTTTATTACCGATTTTTGGTGGAGCGGCTCGCGGTTTTGACATGCTTGCTGGTGGGTTAATACTAGCGATTATGGTTTTACCAACCATTACTTCAGTTAGTCGTGAAGTAATGCGCGCGGTTCCAAAAACTTTACGCGAAGGTGCTTTAGCTCTTGGGGCTACACGTTTTGAAACAGTATATACAGCGGTACTACCTACCGCGTATTCGGGGATTATCGGAGCAGTCATTCTTGGGCTTGGCAGAGCACTTGGAGAAACAATGGCAGTTACCATGGTAATTGGCAATCGTGCTGAAATATCAACATCAATTTTAGATCCAGCATATACTATGGCTAGTGTGATTGCTAATGAATATACTGAAGCGACTGGCGACCTGCATTTGGCGGCATTGTCAGAAATTGCTCTTTTGCTTTTTGCTGTGACTGTAATCTTAAATATTGCCGCACGATTGCTGGTGTGGCGAGTCAAGCGCATGCCTAGTGGTTAGGAGATATCGTAAATATGGATTCATATCGACGTCGCCGCTATATAGATAAAATTGCGCGAGGCGCGTGCATTGTAGCTTTATTACTTGCTTTGACACCTTTAGTAAGTCTACTAATTTATGTTGCTAGTAAAGGACTTGGTGGGATTTCTTTAGAGTTTTTTACTGAATTACCTAAACCTGTAGGTGAGCTTGGTGGTGGTTTTGCTAATGCGATAATTGGTACATTAGTATTAGTAGGGATTGCAACAGCAATTAGTTTACCACTTGGCGTATTGGCGGGTGTTTATTTATCAGAATTTGGCGGCAGTACTTTTACCAAGATTGTACGTTTTAGTGCGGATGTTATGTCAGGTGTACCTTCTATTGCGGTAGGTGTTTTTATTTATACACTAATCGTTGTAGCGATGCGACAGTTCTCTGCTTTTGCTGGTGGTTTAGCTCTTAGCATCATTATGTTGCCAACAATTACGCGTACAACTGAAGAACTTATCAGATTAGTGCCAAATTCTTTGCGTGAAGCTGGTTTAGCTCTTGGAATGCCCAAATGGCGGGTTATTGTTCGCATTGTTTTACGTACTGGGGCTCCAGGAATTGTAACTGGTGTAATGCTAGCTATTGCTCGGGCTGCTGGTGAGACGGCACCACTATTATTTACTGCTTTAAATAATCGTTTTTGGTCGATTAGTTTAGCTAAACCAATCGCGTCATTGCCTGTGCAAATTTATACTTACGCCGTTTCACCTTTTGAAGATTGGCATAAGCAGGCATGGACCGCAGCACTTGTATTGGTGGTAATGGTGTTAGTGCTAAATATTGGCGCGCGGATCATTACCTATACGCGTGGAGGTAATTAAGTGAAATCCGATTTAGAGATTCGGTTGCCATTATTGATGCGACACGCACAGAAAGCAATTGCAGAATCAGCAATTAGTAACAATACAATTATTGCTAATCCAGAGACAAATAATATTCAAAAAATGCAAATTGAAAATTTGTATGCATGGTTTGGAAAATCTGAAGC from Deltaproteobacteria bacterium harbors:
- the pstS gene encoding phosphate ABC transporter substrate-binding protein PstS, which produces MRILKNVVLTAIVVLVFGCTSNTKVSSTDSAGDESIDIHGAGATFPYPLYSKWMDEYHKIDPRVRINYQSIGSGGGIRQITERTVDFGATDAAMKESELAKLAKPIFHLPMTLGAVVVTYNLPGIKSLKLTPELIAGIFLGEITKWNDKRIITVNQDIALPDQAIAVVSRSDGSGTTAVFTQYLAKISQTWKEKVGEGKSVKFPVGLGAKGNEGVAGQVKTSPGNIGYVELAYAIQTGLPYATIKNKAGSFVQPTLESITAAAAGSGDATQLPEDLRMSIVDAEGKDAYPIAAFTYILVYEEQAAAVKGKALVQFLWWAIHEGQKLAPPLHYAPLPQAVVTKVETKLKSLHDTAGKSLL
- the pstC gene encoding phosphate ABC transporter permease subunit PstC, producing MKLLQDITTKVAAFNISRGSQNGEVNRGDRIFRFITASFAALIVLMLGAMALQMLRASAPAIREFGLGFVVSRDWDPVRDLFGALPFIFGTVVSSILALIIAVPISLGIAIYLSELSPSMVRKPLGFIVELLAAIPSVVYGLWGIFVLAPLLRDDIEPGLLPIFGGAARGFDMLAGGLILAIMVLPTITSVSREVMRAVPKTLREGALALGATRFETVYTAVLPTAYSGIIGAVILGLGRALGETMAVTMVIGNRAEISTSILDPAYTMASVIANEYTEATGDLHLAALSEIALLLFAVTVILNIAARLLVWRVKRMPSG
- the pstA gene encoding phosphate ABC transporter permease PstA, translating into MDSYRRRRYIDKIARGACIVALLLALTPLVSLLIYVASKGLGGISLEFFTELPKPVGELGGGFANAIIGTLVLVGIATAISLPLGVLAGVYLSEFGGSTFTKIVRFSADVMSGVPSIAVGVFIYTLIVVAMRQFSAFAGGLALSIIMLPTITRTTEELIRLVPNSLREAGLALGMPKWRVIVRIVLRTGAPGIVTGVMLAIARAAGETAPLLFTALNNRFWSISLAKPIASLPVQIYTYAVSPFEDWHKQAWTAALVLVVMVLVLNIGARIITYTRGGN